The DNA segment TTCCAGAGCCAAGCCCAGAATAGCTAATTATCCATTCACAACCATAAAACCAAATAAAGGTGTCATGGTATATGCAGATAAACGTCAGATATCTATCGCGGACTTGCCAGGACTGATTGAAGGTGCTCATGTGAATATTGGATTGGGTCACACATTTTTAAAACATGTAGAAAGAACCAAATTGTTACTCTTTATAGCTGATGTGAAAGGTTTTCAGTTGAGCCCTAAACATCCAAATCGTTCATGCTTAGAAACAGTTCTGCTGTTAAATAAGGAACTGGAATTATACAATAAggagtttttaaataaaccagCAATACTTGCCATTAATAAAATGGATCTCCCTGGCTCTGAAGAAACATTACACAGGATAAAAGAGTCATACAATGATAaggataatattttaaactcCATTCCTGAGGAGATAAGACCTGAGAGATTGATTGAATTTGATGATATCATTGGCATTTCAGCACTAGAAAGAGGAGAAAGTATAGAACAGTTGAAACAATTATTAAGAAGAAGGTTGGATCAATTTGCAGATGAGAATGACCCTGATATTGTAGAACCAAGCAAGTTACTTAGAAAACACACTAGTATGTTAAGAGAAAGAGGACCTAGAGTTACTTAGAattgttaataaatacaattatacaATACAGATAtgtctatatatatgtataaaacttTTATATTGAAGTGACATCATTGTACATGCTATGGTTGTAAGATGTACCCTCCTCCAAGTTATAGTCCCGATTTTGCAGGAAacccgtcggagcaccatggcgtctgaggaatgtagatcttcacgacgatTTAAACTTAGAACCGATACATATCTGAACACAGTGTCAGAAATAAAATG comes from the Bombyx mori chromosome 10, ASM3026992v2 genome and includes:
- the LOC101746927 gene encoding GTP-binding protein 10 homolog → MVLIFRSLFCKELKKPRNYLRSKFIDSVRLHVKGGTGGTGLPKLGGLGGQGGCVYCVGTETANLRRIMSNFRGKTITAGHGEDSRKTKIIGTPGEDIKLEVPLGVTVYREDGTVLGSIDKEDQTVIIARGGPGGTPQNNFLGHFGQTHHIRLDLKLIADIGLVGFPNAGKSSLLKAISRAKPRIANYPFTTIKPNKGVMVYADKRQISIADLPGLIEGAHVNIGLGHTFLKHVERTKLLLFIADVKGFQLSPKHPNRSCLETVLLLNKELELYNKEFLNKPAILAINKMDLPGSEETLHRIKESYNDKDNILNSIPEEIRPERLIEFDDIIGISALERGESIEQLKQLLRRRLDQFADENDPDIVEPSKLLRKHTSMLRERGPRVT